A single window of Microplitis demolitor isolate Queensland-Clemson2020A chromosome 7, iyMicDemo2.1a, whole genome shotgun sequence DNA harbors:
- the LOC106693911 gene encoding E3 SUMO-protein ligase ZBED1-like yields the protein MSTTKRTTSRWHQYFNIDNKSGNGNAKCKYCPKILKTCSNTTNLKQHMERKHSGVISIENKEDHAVKSGNNSQEELIADLFPKQSTSTRSKESVVSFNIACEPLSESHTAEYLSTTIENICENWEIPDEKIVAITTDNGANIVKAIDIAFGRAKHIRCIAHTLNLVVQNSVTVNEIKIFIDKIRRIVQWFHQSGVAADQLRNSQKPENVPEGKIKHLVGDVSTRWNSQLHMLERFIAMIGAVGGILLNYPNASPMIQASEIAVLKEVVKILKPFEKASEEMCSEKYVSAIHLFNTATFFDPRFKKLHLDDGASLARTMNYIKRSIDENREPEDCPLLITSAADDVDNDDIWGTHHKLLLETMRTSRSHIQTSELSLYTAAPLIGLKEDALEYWKSYEGAYPKLTNLACKHLLVPFFSAPAERLFSKAGAILTKTRSRILSKRLPKLLFLNSLPTDF from the exons ATGTCTACGACTAAAAGAACGACAAGTAGGTGgcatcaatattttaatattgacaaTAAATCTGGCAATGGCAATGctaaatgtaaatattgccctaaaattttgaaaacgtGCAGTAATACTACCAATTTAAAACAGCACATGGAAAGGAAACACTCTGGTGTCATtagtattgaaaataaagag GATCATGCTGTCAAGTCGGGAAACAATTCGCAGGAAGAATTAATTGCAGACTTGTTTCCTAAGCAATCGACATCTACACGTTCTAAAGAATCT gttGTTTCTTTCAATATAGCTTGTGAGCCGCTTTCGGAGAGTCATACCGCCGAATATTTATCAACCaccattgaaaatatttgtgaaAATTGGGAAATTcctgatgaaaaaatagtgGCCATCACTACAGACAATGGTGCAAATATAGTAAAAGCCATTGATATAGCATTTGGAAGAGCAAAGCATATTCGTTGCATAGCCCACACATTAAACCTTGTTGTGCAAAATTCGGTCACggtgaatgaaataaaaatattcattgataAAATTCGCAGAATTGTACAATGGTTCCATCAGAGCGGAGTTGCTGCAGACCAATTGAGAAATTCTCAAAAGCCTGAAAATGTACCAGAAGGAAAAATTAAACACCTGGTAGGAGATGTTTCAACGCGGTGGAATTCACAATTGCATATGCTTGAAAGGTTTATAGCTATGATTGGGGCAGTGGGCGGCATTTTGTTGAATTACCCTAATGCTTCTCCTATGATTCAAGCTAGTGAAATTGCTGTACTGAAAGAGGTCGTAAAAATTCTCAAACCGTTTGAAAAAGCAAGCGAGGAGATGTGCTCTGAAAAATATGTTAGcgcaa ttcatttatttaatactgcaACATTTTTCGATcctcgttttaaaaaattacaccttGATGACGGAGCATCTTTGGCAAGAACTATGAACTACATTAAACGATCCATTGATGAAAACCGAGAACCTGAAGATTGCCCACTGTTAATAACTTCGGCCGCTGATGATGTCGATAATGATGACATTTGGGGAACTCACCACAAGCTGTTGTTGGAGACTATGAGAACCAGTCGAAGTCACATTCAGACATCAGAATTGAGCTTGTACACAGCTGCGCCTCTAATAGGATTAAAAGAAGACGCTTTAGAATACTGGAAAAGCTATGAGGGAGCTTATCCCAAACTCACAAATTTGGCGTGTAAGCACCTATTGGTACCGTTTTTTTCGGCTCCAGCAGAGAGATTGTTCTCGAAAGCTGGCGCTATATTAACGAAGACCAGGAGCCGAATATTATCCAAACGCTTACCTAAGCTGTTATTTCTGAACTCGTTGCCTACGgatttctag